The bacterium genome contains a region encoding:
- a CDS encoding tyrosine-type recombinase/integrase, with protein MTQESIKSLLPKFISSLHEKGRSPATTLAYRSDLDQLLEFLTKNNISEPSKVKSKDLDIFRDALLAQKFTPKSVSRKLNAVKTFFRWMVESNYLVEDISKSVTHPKVESSMPKFLTPLEYRALRDVVKTDSRISAMIELILQAGLRISEVANIKTDDLKEETLKIEGYATQPERVIPLNKPAKDALNKYLVDRPKVDSDYVFISKTGKPLAVRNIRATVDRFIQKAELPKYSVNDLRTTFIVENIKNGVDLILISQVSGHKRLSTTERYLKLANINESGKKQTLIEL; from the coding sequence ATGACACAAGAAAGTATTAAAAGTTTACTACCCAAATTTATATCAAGTTTACACGAAAAAGGTAGATCTCCGGCTACAACTTTAGCCTACAGATCAGACCTTGATCAGTTATTGGAATTTTTAACAAAGAATAATATTTCCGAGCCCAGTAAAGTTAAGTCTAAGGATTTGGATATTTTTAGAGATGCACTTTTGGCACAAAAATTTACACCTAAATCTGTATCTAGAAAATTAAATGCTGTTAAAACTTTCTTTAGGTGGATGGTTGAAAGCAACTACCTAGTAGAAGATATTTCAAAAAGTGTAACCCACCCTAAAGTGGAATCATCTATGCCTAAGTTTTTAACTCCGCTTGAATACAGAGCTCTTCGTGACGTAGTTAAAACTGATTCAAGAATTTCAGCCATGATTGAGCTCATTTTGCAGGCCGGTTTGAGAATCTCTGAAGTTGCAAATATAAAAACAGATGATTTAAAAGAAGAAACTTTAAAAATTGAGGGATATGCAACCCAACCAGAAAGAGTTATTCCTTTAAATAAACCTGCAAAAGATGCTTTAAATAAGTATCTTGTAGATAGGCCAAAAGTAGATTCAGATTATGTGTTTATAAGTAAAACAGGTAAACCTCTAGCTGTCAGAAACATCAGAGCAACTGTTGATAGGTTTATTCAAAAAGCAGAGCTACCAAAGTATTCTGTAAACGACTTAAGAACTACTTTCATTGTGGAAAACATCAAAAATGGAGTTGACTTAATTTTAATTTCTCAAGTATCAGGACACAAAAGACTATCAACCACAGAAAGATATTTGAAACTCGCAAATATTAATGAGTCTGGTAAAAAACAAACCTTAATCGAGCTTTAA
- a CDS encoding septum formation initiator family protein — translation MNKKIVNIMGLAAPVVIMIVLASSFVKSYRKVKLGDELVEKTKVKLEKMEIENEKLAEQLQITRSDEYREKQFRDKMGLAKEGEIIVVLPPQDELKRLVPDPPDEFEPKIKTNWQKWLDLFK, via the coding sequence TTGAACAAAAAAATAGTCAATATTATGGGGTTAGCAGCACCGGTTGTAATTATGATCGTTTTAGCCTCATCTTTTGTAAAAAGTTATAGAAAAGTCAAGCTCGGAGATGAATTGGTCGAAAAAACAAAAGTTAAGTTAGAAAAAATGGAAATTGAAAATGAAAAATTGGCAGAACAACTCCAAATTACCAGAAGTGATGAATATAGGGAAAAACAATTTAGAGATAAAATGGGCCTTGCCAAAGAGGGGGAGATAATAGTGGTTTTACCCCCACAGGACGAACTTAAAAGGCTTGTGCCAGACCCACCTGATGAGTTTGAGCCCAAAATAAAGACTAATTGGCAAAAATGGCTGGATTTGTTTAAGTAA